The following coding sequences are from one candidate division WOR-3 bacterium window:
- the pyrR gene encoding bifunctional pyr operon transcriptional regulator/uracil phosphoribosyltransferase PyrR, translating into MTAEDIKATVSRLSEEVAARNQDIDNLALIGIQRRGVPLAQRIARELGKGSVPVPVGSIDITLYRDDLQLVAETPLVRGSNINFDINGKTVVLVDDVIFTGRTVRAALTELLDFGRPQRVQLLVLIDRGHRELPIQPDFVGRFVKTKRDDLVDIYLEEVDGKDEVVLTRKG; encoded by the coding sequence TTGACGGCAGAGGATATTAAGGCGACCGTCAGCCGGCTGAGTGAGGAGGTGGCGGCGCGCAATCAGGATATTGACAATTTAGCCCTAATCGGAATTCAGCGCCGGGGGGTGCCGCTTGCCCAAAGGATTGCCCGGGAATTGGGCAAAGGGTCTGTGCCGGTACCGGTGGGTTCGATTGACATTACCCTTTACCGGGATGATTTGCAACTGGTGGCAGAGACCCCCCTGGTGCGCGGCTCAAACATCAATTTTGACATCAATGGCAAGACGGTGGTATTGGTGGATGATGTGATTTTTACCGGGAGAACCGTCCGGGCGGCGCTGACCGAACTACTTGACTTCGGGCGTCCGCAGCGGGTGCAGCTGTTGGTCTTGATTGACCGCGGGCACCGGGAGCTGCCGATTCAGCCCGATTTTGTTGGTAGGTTTGTCAAGACAAAAAGGGATGACCTGGTTGATATCTATCTTGAGGAGGTTGACGGCAAGGATGAGGTGGTTTTGACCAGGAAGGGTTAG
- a CDS encoding aspartate carbamoyltransferase catalytic subunit, whose protein sequence is MALQHLLGIAELTREEILTILEQAKRFREVLDRPIPIVPALRGKTIVNLFFEPSTRTITSFTLAASRLSAQCLNFAVSASSAKKGESLLDTVENILAMRVDGVVVRHSLAGVPHFLARRVNCFVVNAGDGCHEHPTQALLDNFTLLERFGSLEGKRVLIVGDIAHSRVARSNIICLNKLGAKVAVCAPPTLLPVGVEHLGCEVFFRLDKILYEVDVVHMLRLQVERMGAGLIPSLREYRQFYGLTRERLSKLKPEVVIIHPGPVNWGVEMDYDVKEMPQTLILNQVKNGVAVRMAVLFLLAAGRGLLTEEAGSG, encoded by the coding sequence GTGGCGTTGCAGCACCTGTTAGGGATAGCGGAGCTGACGCGGGAGGAGATTTTAACCATCTTGGAGCAGGCAAAGAGGTTCCGGGAGGTGCTGGACCGACCGATACCGATTGTGCCGGCGCTGCGGGGAAAGACGATTGTCAATCTCTTCTTTGAACCTTCCACGCGCACCATCACCTCCTTCACACTGGCGGCGAGTAGGCTTTCAGCCCAGTGCCTCAACTTTGCGGTGAGCGCCTCATCGGCAAAGAAGGGCGAGAGCCTGTTGGATACGGTAGAAAATATTCTTGCGATGAGGGTGGATGGGGTGGTGGTGCGTCATTCCCTTGCCGGGGTGCCCCATTTCCTTGCCCGGCGGGTAAACTGCTTTGTTGTCAATGCGGGTGATGGCTGTCATGAGCATCCCACCCAGGCGTTACTTGACAATTTTACTCTCCTGGAGCGGTTTGGCAGTCTGGAGGGGAAGCGGGTGCTCATTGTTGGCGACATCGCCCATTCCCGGGTTGCCCGTTCCAATATCATCTGTTTGAACAAATTGGGGGCAAAGGTGGCGGTGTGTGCACCACCGACGCTTCTGCCAGTAGGGGTTGAACATTTGGGGTGTGAGGTGTTCTTCCGGCTGGACAAAATTCTTTACGAGGTGGATGTGGTCCATATGCTCAGACTACAGGTGGAGCGGATGGGTGCGGGTTTGATTCCCAGTCTGCGGGAGTACCGGCAGTTTTATGGGTTGACAAGGGAGCGTCTTTCGAAATTGAAGCCAGAGGTGGTGATAATTCACCCTGGTCCGGTTAACTGGGGGGTGGAGATGGATTATGATGTCAAGGAGATGCCCCAGACCTTGATACTGAATCAGGTGAAAAACGGTGTGGCGGTAAGGATGGCGGTGCTTTTCCTTCTTGCTGCCGGGAGGGGGCTTTTGACCGAGGAGGCCGGTAGTGGGTAA
- a CDS encoding dihydroorotase, with translation MGKILFTGGSVIDPVGGRIRRADVLIENGLVKAVGARIKAPDAKKVDCRNRFLAPGFIDLHCHLREPGEEISETIASGAWAAFASGFTQICPMPNTNPAIDSEAMVRFELEAARGVNGARLIPVGCCTKGRQGKELAELGGMSMAGARAVSDDGNWVSDANLMRRVLEYAKTFNLLVMSHCEVPELSLGLADEGFVATRLGLPASPGIAEAIAAMRDIMLAEWTGAPLHICHVSSRETVEVLRWAKARGVAVTAETCPHYFTLTSEALGREYDSNLRVNPPLRSELDRKAIVRALKDGTIDAISTDHAPHTSEEKEREFEAAAPGIIGFETAFSLCYEVLVLKKVLTLPELVARLSTAPAQILGLEPPAIEPGKEANLVLLDTEVRWEFSRERVLSRSFNTPFLGRMMRGKVVAVFLGENYYFDSEFLGEQSEVGKFPKVGFKKTGA, from the coding sequence GTGGGTAAGATACTGTTTACTGGTGGGAGTGTTATTGACCCGGTTGGTGGCAGGATAAGAAGGGCGGATGTTCTGATTGAGAATGGATTGGTGAAGGCGGTTGGTGCACGCATCAAGGCGCCAGACGCAAAGAAGGTTGACTGCCGCAACCGTTTTCTCGCACCAGGATTCATTGACCTGCACTGCCATCTGCGGGAGCCGGGTGAGGAGATAAGTGAAACCATTGCCTCGGGCGCCTGGGCGGCTTTTGCCTCAGGATTCACCCAGATCTGTCCGATGCCCAATACCAATCCAGCGATTGATTCCGAGGCGATGGTGCGGTTTGAACTGGAGGCGGCAAGAGGTGTCAATGGTGCGAGGCTAATTCCGGTTGGCTGCTGTACCAAGGGCAGGCAGGGCAAGGAACTGGCAGAGTTAGGTGGGATGAGCATGGCTGGGGCCCGAGCGGTGTCTGATGATGGCAACTGGGTTAGTGATGCTAATTTGATGCGCAGGGTTTTGGAGTATGCCAAGACATTTAACCTTTTGGTGATGTCCCATTGTGAGGTGCCCGAACTTTCTCTTGGTCTGGCGGATGAGGGGTTTGTTGCCACACGGCTGGGTTTGCCCGCTTCACCCGGGATTGCCGAGGCGATAGCAGCAATGCGGGATATAATGCTTGCCGAGTGGACCGGCGCACCACTGCACATATGTCATGTCTCCAGCCGGGAGACGGTAGAGGTATTACGGTGGGCAAAGGCAAGGGGAGTTGCGGTAACCGCCGAAACCTGCCCCCATTATTTTACCCTGACGAGCGAAGCTTTGGGCAGGGAATATGATAGCAACCTGCGTGTGAATCCACCGCTGCGCAGTGAATTAGACCGTAAGGCAATCGTCCGGGCGTTGAAGGATGGCACGATTGATGCAATTAGCACCGACCATGCGCCCCATACTTCTGAGGAGAAGGAGAGGGAGTTTGAGGCGGCTGCACCTGGCATCATTGGGTTTGAGACCGCATTCAGCCTCTGTTATGAGGTGTTGGTGCTGAAAAAGGTGCTGACCCTGCCCGAACTTGTTGCCCGGCTCAGCACCGCACCTGCACAGATTTTGGGTTTGGAGCCGCCGGCGATTGAACCAGGGAAGGAGGCAAACCTGGTCTTATTAGACACCGAGGTGAGATGGGAGTTCAGCAGAGAGAGGGTGCTTTCCCGTTCTTTTAACACCCCTTTTCTCGGTAGGATGATGCGGGGTAAGGTGGTGGCGGTCTTCTTGGGAGAAAATTACTATTTTGATTCAGAATTTTTGGGAGAACAATCTGAGGTTGGTAAGTTTCCTAAGGTAGGTTTTAAAAAAACAGGAGCGTAA